In Streptomyces dangxiongensis, one DNA window encodes the following:
- a CDS encoding MFS transporter — MSVAVTPSAGTPTALTPRLRLVLVLLLAAQFMLAVDFSILNVALPVIGAGLGFPLAHLQWIGTSFALCAAGFTLLFGRVADLFGRRRIFLGGLVVLAAASLAGGLAQSPGMLIAARVCQGLATAAVTPAGLSLLTTSFPQGPLREKALGLNGALMSAGFTTGAILGGLLTDLLSWRWSFFVNVPVALAVLLVAPAVIAESRPEERPKLDVPGAVTVTFGLLAVVLGLTQAGEHGWGAPATLVPLAAGAVLLPAFLAVERRVPAPLVPLDVLGKRSVAWGNVVGLVAFLTETSLVFLLTLYLQEVLGFSPSAAGLSFGVLGAGTVVGGSVAPRLIGRFGAPRAILAGGLVQALFTAALLGLGTGRSSLWLLLAATFAGGVGNMLVIVGFMVTATSGLADHEQGLATGLTTMTQQIGITMGTPVMSAVATAAVSGTGAVAVLGGLRTAIAVNAAVVLLGTLTGGLFLRRGTR, encoded by the coding sequence ATGTCCGTCGCAGTCACACCGTCCGCCGGTACGCCCACGGCCCTCACCCCACGGCTCCGCCTGGTGCTCGTGCTGCTGCTCGCGGCCCAGTTCATGCTGGCCGTCGACTTCTCCATCCTGAACGTGGCTCTGCCGGTGATCGGCGCCGGCCTGGGCTTCCCCCTGGCCCACCTCCAGTGGATCGGCACGTCGTTCGCCCTGTGCGCCGCCGGGTTCACCCTGTTGTTCGGCCGGGTCGCCGACCTCTTCGGCCGCCGCAGGATCTTCCTGGGCGGTCTCGTCGTCCTCGCCGCGGCCTCGCTGGCGGGCGGGCTGGCGCAGAGCCCCGGGATGCTGATCGCGGCCCGGGTGTGCCAGGGGCTGGCCACCGCCGCGGTGACTCCGGCGGGTCTGTCGCTGCTGACGACGTCGTTCCCGCAGGGCCCGCTGCGGGAGAAGGCGCTCGGCCTCAACGGGGCGCTGATGTCGGCCGGTTTCACCACCGGGGCGATCCTCGGCGGCCTGCTGACGGACCTGCTGTCCTGGCGCTGGTCCTTCTTCGTCAACGTGCCGGTCGCGCTCGCCGTCCTCCTCGTCGCGCCCGCGGTCATCGCCGAGTCACGGCCCGAGGAGCGCCCGAAGCTGGACGTGCCGGGTGCCGTGACGGTCACGTTCGGGCTGCTCGCCGTCGTCCTCGGTCTGACGCAGGCCGGCGAACACGGCTGGGGCGCACCGGCCACGCTGGTCCCGCTGGCGGCCGGGGCCGTCCTGCTGCCGGCATTCCTGGCCGTCGAACGCCGGGTGCCCGCGCCCCTGGTGCCGTTGGACGTGCTCGGGAAGCGGTCGGTGGCGTGGGGCAACGTCGTCGGGCTGGTCGCGTTCCTGACCGAGACGTCGCTGGTGTTCCTGCTGACCCTCTACCTCCAGGAGGTGCTGGGCTTCTCCCCGTCGGCAGCCGGGCTGTCGTTCGGCGTGCTGGGCGCGGGGACCGTCGTCGGCGGGTCCGTCGCCCCCCGGCTGATCGGCCGGTTCGGCGCCCCGCGCGCGATCCTGGCCGGCGGTCTCGTGCAGGCCCTGTTCACGGCGGCCCTGCTCGGGCTCGGCACCGGCCGCTCCTCGCTCTGGCTGCTCCTGGCGGCGACCTTCGCGGGCGGGGTGGGCAACATGCTGGTCATCGTGGGCTTCATGGTCACCGCCACGTCCGGACTGGCCGACCACGAACAGGGACTGGCCACGGGTCTGACGACGATGACCCAGCAGATCGGCATCACGATGGGCACCCCGGTGATGAGCGCCGTGGCCACCGCCGCGGTGTCGGGTACGGGCGCGGTGGCGGTCCTCGGCGGCCTCCGGACCGCGATCGCGGTGAACGCTGCCGTCGTCCTCCTCGGCACGCTCACCGGCGGGCTCTTCCTGCGGCGCGGGACGCGGTGA
- a CDS encoding MBL fold metallo-hydrolase, with protein MRIPVQVLGGPTVLIGYGGLRFLTDPTFDDPGDYPAPSGRVLTKTAPPRTPLAELGPVDIVLLSHDQHADNLDHSGRALLAAVPRTFTTPAAAGRLGGRTEPLTPWQSVELPRPDGGALTVTAAPALHGPEGSEPIVGEVTGFLLTAADLPTVYVSGDNASLDLVKEIAVRYGPVDTAVLFAGAPRLPVLDNALLVLDGKGTATAAQLLRARRVVAAHCDSWAHFTEGREDVVRAFEEAGLADVLQPA; from the coding sequence ATGCGGATTCCCGTCCAGGTCCTCGGCGGCCCCACTGTTCTCATCGGGTACGGCGGTCTGCGCTTCCTCACCGACCCGACCTTCGACGACCCCGGCGACTACCCGGCGCCCAGCGGCCGGGTCCTCACCAAGACCGCCCCGCCCCGCACCCCCCTCGCCGAACTGGGCCCCGTCGACATCGTCCTGCTCTCCCACGACCAGCACGCCGACAACCTCGACCACTCCGGCCGGGCCCTGCTCGCCGCCGTGCCCCGCACGTTCACCACCCCCGCCGCGGCCGGCCGGCTGGGCGGCCGTACCGAACCGCTCACCCCCTGGCAGTCCGTCGAGCTGCCCCGCCCCGACGGCGGCGCGCTCACCGTCACCGCGGCGCCCGCCCTGCACGGCCCCGAGGGCTCCGAGCCGATCGTCGGCGAGGTCACCGGCTTCCTGCTCACCGCCGCCGACCTGCCCACCGTCTACGTCAGCGGTGACAACGCCTCCCTCGACCTGGTCAAGGAGATCGCCGTCCGGTACGGCCCCGTCGACACCGCCGTCCTCTTCGCCGGCGCGCCCCGCCTGCCCGTCCTGGACAACGCCCTCCTCGTCCTCGACGGCAAGGGCACCGCGACCGCAGCCCAGCTCCTCCGGGCCCGCCGGGTGGTCGCGGCCCACTGCGATAGCTGGGCGCACTTCACCGAGGGCCGGGAGGACGTGGTGCGGGCGTTCGAGGAGGCGGGGCTGGCGGACGTGCTCCAGCCGGCCTGA
- a CDS encoding ABATE domain-containing protein has protein sequence MPPAPGAAHHPALDLANTEVALPGGQSVDFLATPAAARRWLVDRDLAPADADLRETCASRLRALRAQIRALLTAHAADAPAPRAALDALNEALTRAPAASLLHWSPERGLYRVAAHPTTQIVEHALAALAADAADLLTGPDAERLTACGSAPCDRYLLRHGRRHWCSTRCGDRARAARAYARRTAGSNTHTARTTQA, from the coding sequence CTGCCCCCCGCGCCCGGCGCCGCGCACCACCCCGCGCTCGACCTCGCCAACACCGAGGTCGCCCTGCCCGGCGGACAGTCGGTGGACTTCCTCGCCACGCCCGCCGCCGCCCGGCGCTGGCTGGTGGACCGCGACCTCGCCCCCGCCGACGCCGACCTGCGCGAGACCTGCGCGAGCCGGCTGCGTGCCCTGCGCGCACAGATCCGGGCGCTGCTCACCGCCCATGCCGCCGACGCTCCCGCCCCCCGGGCCGCCCTGGACGCCCTCAACGAAGCGCTCACCCGCGCCCCGGCCGCGTCCCTGCTGCACTGGTCCCCGGAGCGGGGCCTGTACCGGGTGGCCGCCCATCCCACCACGCAGATCGTGGAGCACGCCCTGGCCGCGCTCGCCGCCGACGCCGCCGACCTGCTCACCGGCCCCGACGCCGAGCGCCTGACCGCGTGCGGCTCCGCCCCCTGCGACCGCTACCTGCTCCGCCACGGGCGCCGCCACTGGTGCTCCACCCGCTGCGGCGACCGCGCCCGCGCGGCCCGCGCCTACGCCCGCCGCACCGCCGGCAGCAATACCCACACGGCCCGCACCACGCAGGCATGA
- a CDS encoding M55 family metallopeptidase: protein MLIYLSADMEGITGLVDADDVQPGGRDYERGRSMMAEDVNAAVRGALAAGAAGILVNDAHGPMRNLLPEALHPAVRLVRGRPKRLGMLEGLTGEYDAALCVGYHSRAGAPGVLSHSFMGHEIEDMWLDGRPVGEIGLAHATAAALGVPVVALTGDDAACAEMTEWDASVATVPVKYARDRFAAELRPEAEARKAIEETVARALTAAPPRPEPSTAEVTLTVRWQSASVAATLLGIPGVTADDARTVRATDRLPALYRQFGVWMRVAASLTNQPPYC from the coding sequence GTGCTGATCTACCTGAGCGCGGACATGGAAGGCATCACCGGGCTCGTCGACGCCGACGACGTCCAGCCGGGCGGCCGGGACTACGAGCGGGGCCGCTCCATGATGGCCGAGGACGTGAACGCCGCCGTACGGGGCGCGCTGGCAGCCGGCGCCGCCGGCATCCTCGTCAACGACGCCCACGGACCGATGCGCAACCTGCTCCCCGAGGCCCTGCACCCGGCGGTCCGCCTGGTGCGCGGCAGGCCCAAGCGGCTCGGCATGCTGGAGGGCCTGACCGGGGAGTACGACGCCGCGCTGTGCGTCGGCTACCACTCCCGGGCCGGCGCACCGGGCGTGCTCAGCCACAGCTTCATGGGGCACGAGATCGAGGACATGTGGCTGGACGGCCGCCCGGTCGGCGAGATCGGCCTCGCCCACGCCACGGCGGCGGCCCTCGGGGTGCCCGTGGTGGCCCTCACGGGGGACGACGCGGCGTGCGCGGAGATGACGGAGTGGGACGCGTCGGTCGCCACCGTGCCCGTGAAGTACGCCCGGGACCGGTTCGCGGCCGAGCTGCGGCCGGAGGCGGAGGCACGCAAGGCCATCGAGGAGACGGTCGCGCGGGCCCTGACCGCCGCTCCGCCCCGCCCCGAGCCGTCCACCGCCGAGGTCACGCTCACCGTCCGCTGGCAGTCCGCCTCGGTCGCCGCCACCCTGCTCGGCATCCCCGGCGTGACGGCCGACGACGCGCGGACGGTCCGCGCGACGGACCGGTTGCCCGCGCTGTACCGGCAGTTCGGGGTGTGGATGCGGGTCGCGGCGTCGCTGACGAACCAGCCGCCGTACTGCTGA
- a CDS encoding sensor histidine kinase, whose protein sequence is MGRRWRLPTRPRPKLVSLRTTFAVSFAAVTAAVTILVGILSYNSAARLVRVDQQSVFTQVVRDVQDEVRQHDMVPGDFSSRPGHDLVRPARTDVQVLGARGQIMDHGNPVLPVTSRDRAMALARTAGRVVQHKDVRVDEDLFRIATVSLGDGRGAVQVAQEFSDTEDLLRALQQRTLILMAAVVVAAGLFGWWLARRITRRLVILTSAAEDVARTRQLGIQVPVAGLDEVGRLGRAFDRMLGRLAQSEEDQRRLVQDAGHELRTPLTSLRTNISLLRRIDELPPDAREELVADLGQEARELTDLVNELVDLAAGQSDGEPPQRVDLADLAEDVVGLARRRTGRDIVLRTSGDTTTDGRPGMLQRAISNLVENAAKFDRDGRAPIEVAVTGPARPGAVRVEVRDRGPGIAEGDLVRIFDRFYRAADARSLPGSGLGLSIVREVATAHGGAPFAFRREGGGAVIGFTAGGGLTRSGGGGGGGG, encoded by the coding sequence GTGGGACGCCGCTGGCGGCTGCCGACCCGGCCCCGGCCGAAGCTGGTCTCCCTGCGCACCACGTTCGCGGTCTCCTTCGCGGCCGTCACCGCCGCCGTCACGATCCTCGTCGGCATCCTGTCGTACAACTCCGCCGCGCGGCTCGTCCGCGTCGACCAGCAGTCGGTGTTCACGCAGGTCGTCCGGGACGTCCAGGACGAGGTACGGCAGCACGACATGGTTCCCGGCGACTTCTCCTCCCGTCCCGGGCACGACCTGGTCCGCCCCGCCCGCACCGACGTCCAGGTGCTCGGCGCGCGGGGGCAGATCATGGACCACGGCAACCCGGTGCTGCCGGTCACCTCCCGGGACCGGGCCATGGCCCTCGCGCGGACGGCCGGGAGGGTGGTCCAGCACAAGGACGTACGGGTCGACGAGGACCTGTTCCGCATCGCCACCGTCTCGCTCGGTGACGGGCGGGGCGCGGTCCAGGTCGCGCAGGAGTTCAGCGACACCGAGGACCTGCTGCGGGCGTTGCAGCAGCGCACGCTGATCCTGATGGCGGCGGTCGTGGTGGCGGCCGGGCTGTTCGGCTGGTGGCTGGCCCGGCGCATCACCCGGCGCCTGGTGATCCTCACCTCGGCCGCGGAGGACGTGGCCCGCACCCGCCAGCTCGGCATCCAGGTGCCGGTGGCCGGCCTGGACGAGGTGGGACGGCTCGGCCGCGCCTTCGACCGGATGCTGGGGCGGCTCGCCCAGTCCGAGGAGGACCAGCGGCGCCTGGTGCAGGACGCCGGGCACGAGCTGCGCACCCCTCTCACCTCGCTGCGGACGAACATCTCACTGCTGCGGCGGATCGACGAGCTGCCGCCCGACGCCCGGGAGGAGCTGGTCGCCGACCTCGGCCAGGAGGCCCGCGAACTCACCGACCTCGTCAACGAGCTGGTCGACCTCGCCGCCGGGCAGTCCGACGGCGAGCCGCCCCAGCGGGTGGACCTCGCCGACCTGGCCGAGGACGTGGTCGGGCTGGCCCGGCGCCGTACCGGCCGGGACATCGTGCTGCGCACGAGCGGTGACACGACGACCGACGGCCGGCCCGGGATGCTCCAGCGGGCCATCTCCAACCTGGTCGAGAACGCCGCCAAGTTCGACCGGGACGGCAGGGCGCCGATCGAGGTCGCCGTCACCGGGCCGGCACGGCCGGGCGCGGTCCGGGTGGAGGTGCGGGACCGGGGGCCGGGGATCGCCGAGGGCGACCTCGTCCGCATCTTCGACCGCTTCTACCGCGCCGCCGACGCGCGCTCCCTGCCGGGCTCGGGCCTCGGCCTGTCCATCGTGCGCGAGGTCGCGACGGCACACGGCGGAGCGCCGTTCGCCTTCCGTCGGGAGGGCGGCGGCGCCGTCATCGGCTTCACGGCCGGTGGCGGGCTCACGCGGAGCGGGGGTGGCGGGGGCGGCGGGGGTTGA
- a CDS encoding response regulator transcription factor, translated as MLLAEDDRAIRHALERALTLEGYEVTAVADGVEALAQAHRNPPDVLVLDVMMPGIDGLQVCRVLRTEGNRTPILMLTALVETADRIAGLDAGADDYVVKPFDVEEVFARLRALLRRTSPVPTADATPDGTAREGIAREGAVRESAVREGVVRDGVGREASGSSGRLLEAAGLRMDLQARRAWRGRRELELTRTEFELLELLVRNAGIVLDHSTIYDRIWGYDFGPGSKNLAVYVGYLRRKLDEPGAPPLIHTVRGVGYVLRED; from the coding sequence GTGCTGCTCGCCGAAGACGACCGCGCCATCCGCCACGCCCTGGAGCGGGCCCTGACCCTGGAGGGGTACGAGGTGACGGCGGTCGCCGACGGCGTGGAAGCGCTGGCCCAGGCCCACCGGAACCCGCCGGACGTCCTCGTCCTCGACGTGATGATGCCCGGGATCGACGGCCTCCAGGTCTGCCGCGTGCTGCGCACCGAGGGCAACCGCACCCCCATCCTCATGCTCACCGCCCTCGTGGAGACCGCCGACCGCATCGCCGGTCTGGACGCCGGCGCCGACGACTACGTGGTCAAGCCGTTCGACGTGGAGGAGGTCTTCGCCCGGCTCCGCGCGCTGCTGCGCCGCACCAGCCCCGTGCCCACCGCCGACGCCACCCCCGACGGCACCGCGCGTGAAGGCATCGCACGCGAAGGGGCCGTACGCGAAAGTGCCGTACGCGAAGGCGTCGTACGGGACGGTGTCGGACGGGAGGCGTCCGGCTCCTCCGGCCGGCTGCTGGAGGCCGCCGGTCTCCGCATGGACCTCCAGGCCCGCCGGGCCTGGCGCGGCCGGCGCGAGCTGGAACTGACCCGCACCGAGTTCGAGCTGCTGGAACTGCTGGTGCGCAACGCGGGCATCGTGCTCGACCACTCCACGATCTACGACCGGATCTGGGGGTACGACTTCGGGCCCGGCTCCAAGAACCTCGCCGTGTACGTCGGCTACCTGCGCCGCAAACTGGACGAGCCCGGCGCACCCCCGCTGATCCACACCGTGCGCGGCGTGGGTTACGTGCTCCGGGAGGACTAG
- a CDS encoding FMN reductase: MKLVVVSAGLSVPSSTRLLADRLAAAVDRHTPADIEVVELRDLAVEIAHAFTNGFAGKGLAAAQDAVAAADGLIVVTPVFSASYSGLFKSFFDVLDKDALGGKPVLIGATGGTARHSLVLDHALRPLFAYLRAVVVPTGVYAASEDWGAEGLPERIERAAGELGVLMTGLSAGSGRKPAGSRRDEAGETDAAGFQVVPFADQLARLSA; this comes from the coding sequence ATGAAGCTCGTCGTCGTCTCCGCGGGACTGAGCGTGCCGTCGTCCACCCGGCTGCTGGCCGACCGGCTGGCCGCCGCGGTGGACCGGCACACGCCGGCGGACATCGAGGTGGTCGAGCTGCGGGACCTCGCGGTCGAGATCGCGCACGCCTTCACCAACGGGTTCGCCGGGAAGGGGCTCGCCGCCGCCCAGGACGCGGTGGCGGCGGCCGACGGGCTGATCGTCGTGACCCCGGTGTTCAGCGCCTCGTACAGCGGACTGTTCAAGTCGTTCTTCGACGTGCTGGACAAGGACGCGCTGGGCGGCAAGCCCGTGCTGATCGGCGCGACCGGCGGTACGGCCCGGCACTCGCTGGTGCTGGACCACGCGCTGCGGCCGTTGTTCGCCTACCTGCGGGCCGTGGTCGTACCGACCGGCGTGTACGCGGCCTCGGAGGACTGGGGGGCCGAGGGCCTGCCCGAGCGGATCGAGCGGGCCGCGGGGGAACTGGGGGTGCTGATGACGGGCCTGTCCGCGGGGTCCGGGCGGAAGCCGGCGGGGTCCCGGCGGGACGAGGCCGGGGAGACGGACGCGGCCGGCTTCCAGGTCGTCCCCTTCGCCGACCAGCTTGCCCGGCTCAGCGCCTGA
- a CDS encoding LLM class flavin-dependent oxidoreductase, protein MQFGIFTVGDVTPDPTTGRTPTERERIKAMVAIALKAEEVGLDVFATGEHHNPPFVPSSPTTMLGYVAARTERLVLSTSTTLITTNDPVKIAEDFAMLQHLADGRVDLMTGRGNTGPVYPWFGKDIRDGIDLAIENYALLRRLWHEDVVDWEGKFRTPLQGFTSTPRPLDGVAPFVWHGSIRSPEIAEQAAYYGDGFFHNNIFWPADHTRRMVEFYRTRYAHYGHGTPEQAIVGLGGQVFMRRNSQDAVREFRPYFDNAPVYGHGPSLEDFTEQTPLTVGSPQQVIEKTLAFREYAGDYQRQLFLMDHAGLPLKTVLEQLDMLGEEVVPVLREEFAKGRPSDVPEAPTHQSLLATKEAATV, encoded by the coding sequence ATGCAGTTCGGGATCTTCACGGTCGGCGACGTCACGCCGGACCCCACCACGGGCCGGACCCCGACCGAGCGCGAGCGGATCAAGGCCATGGTCGCCATCGCGCTGAAGGCCGAGGAGGTCGGGCTCGACGTCTTCGCGACCGGCGAGCACCACAACCCGCCGTTCGTGCCGTCGTCCCCGACGACCATGCTCGGCTACGTAGCCGCGCGGACGGAGCGGCTCGTCCTCTCCACCTCCACCACCCTCATCACGACCAACGACCCGGTGAAGATCGCGGAGGATTTCGCGATGCTCCAGCACCTGGCCGACGGGCGCGTCGACCTGATGACGGGCCGCGGCAACACCGGGCCGGTGTACCCGTGGTTCGGCAAGGACATCCGGGACGGCATCGACCTCGCCATCGAGAACTACGCCCTGCTGCGCCGGCTGTGGCACGAGGACGTCGTCGACTGGGAGGGCAAGTTCCGCACGCCGCTCCAGGGGTTCACCTCGACGCCCCGCCCGCTGGACGGCGTCGCGCCGTTCGTCTGGCACGGCTCCATCCGCTCCCCGGAGATCGCCGAGCAGGCCGCCTACTACGGGGACGGCTTCTTCCACAACAACATCTTCTGGCCCGCCGACCACACCAGGCGGATGGTCGAGTTCTACCGGACCCGCTACGCCCACTACGGGCACGGCACCCCGGAGCAGGCGATCGTCGGCCTCGGCGGCCAGGTGTTCATGCGGCGCAACTCCCAGGACGCGGTGCGGGAGTTCCGGCCGTACTTCGACAACGCGCCCGTGTACGGCCACGGGCCCTCACTGGAGGACTTCACCGAGCAGACCCCGCTGACCGTGGGCTCGCCGCAGCAGGTGATCGAGAAGACCCTGGCGTTCCGCGAGTACGCCGGTGACTACCAGCGCCAGCTTTTCCTCATGGACCACGCCGGGCTGCCCCTGAAGACCGTGCTGGAGCAGCTCGACATGCTCGGCGAGGAGGTCGTACCGGTGCTGCGCGAGGAGTTCGCCAAGGGCCGCCCGTCGGACGTGCCGGAGGCGCCGACCCACCAGTCCCTGCTCGCCACGAAGGAGGCGGCCACCGTATGA
- a CDS encoding YnfA family protein — MPVLRSAALFAVAALLEIGGAWLVWQGLREHRGRLWITGGVLALGAYGFVAAFQPDAHFGRVLAAYGGIFVAGSLLWGVVADGYRPDRWDITGALICLAGTAVIMWAPRNGG, encoded by the coding sequence ATGCCCGTCCTCCGCTCCGCCGCCCTGTTCGCCGTCGCCGCGCTGCTCGAGATCGGCGGCGCCTGGCTGGTCTGGCAGGGGCTGCGGGAACACCGCGGCCGGCTGTGGATCACCGGCGGTGTGCTCGCCCTCGGGGCGTACGGCTTCGTCGCCGCCTTCCAGCCCGACGCCCACTTCGGCCGCGTCCTCGCCGCCTACGGCGGGATCTTCGTGGCCGGCTCGCTGCTGTGGGGCGTCGTCGCGGACGGCTACCGCCCCGACCGCTGGGACATCACCGGGGCCCTGATCTGCCTCGCCGGGACCGCGGTCATCATGTGGGCGCCCCGGAACGGCGGCTGA